From Zingiber officinale cultivar Zhangliang chromosome 5B, Zo_v1.1, whole genome shotgun sequence, the proteins below share one genomic window:
- the LOC121985918 gene encoding serine/threonine-protein phosphatase PP1-like, protein MMMTRASIGAMDGSMLDDVISRLLIGGGRQVQLFEAEIRQLCVEAKKVLLSQPNLLELRAPIKICGDIHGQYIDLLKLFETGGFPPHSSYLFLGDYVDRGKYSLETICLLLAYKVKYPDKVFLLRGNHEDAKINRVYGFYDECKRRFNVRLWKTFCDCFNCLPFSALIDEKILCMHGGLSPELQNMYDIRNIQRPTEIPDYGLLCDLLWSDPDPVAKAWGESDRGISVTFGADKLVEFLEKNDLDLICRAHQVVEDGYEFFAHRRLVTIFSAPNYCGEFDNVGALLSIDEKLLCSFQILKASTPVNSNATTKIPKKPSKGAKS, encoded by the exons ATGATGATGACGAGGGCCTCGATTGGGGCCATGGATGGCTCTATGCTCGACGACGTCATAAGCCGACTGCTCATCGGCGGCGGACGGCAGGTGCAGCTCTTTGAGGCGGAGATCCGGCAGCTCTGCGTGGAGGCGAAGAAAGTGCTCCTCTCGCAGCCGAATCTCCTCGAGCTCCGCGCTCCCATCAAGATCTGCG GTGATATACATGGGCAATATATTGACTTGTTGAAGTTATTTGAAACTGGTGGCTTCCCCCCTCATTCATCCTATTTGTTTCTTGGGGATTATGTAGATAGGGGCAAGTATAGCTTGGAAACTATATGCTTGCTTCTAGCTTATAAAGTGAAGTATCCCGACAAAGTGTTCCTTCTAAGAGGAAATCATGAAGATGCTAAAATCAACAGAGTGTATGGCTTTTATGACGAGTGCAAAAGGAGATTTAATGTTCGGCTCTGGAAAACATTCTGTGATTGCTTCAACTGCTTGCCATTTTCTGCCCTGATAGATGAAAAAATCTTGTGCATGCATGGTGGCCTTTCACCTGAGTTGCAAAACATGTATGATATTCGGAATATCCAAAGACCGACTGAGATTCCAGATTATGGTCTTCTCTGTGACTTGCTTTGGTCTGATCCTGATCCTGTTGCAAAAGCGTGGGGTGAGAGTGATCGCGGAATTTCAGTAACTTTTGGTGCTGATAAGCTTGTTGAATTTTTGGAGAAAAATGATCTTGATCTTATTTGTCGGGCTCACCAA GTAGTGGAGGACGGCTACGAGTTTTTTGCTCACAGAAGATTAGTCACAATTTTTTCAGCACCAAACTATTGTGGTGAATTCGATAATGTGGGTGCTCTGTTGAGCATAGACGAGAAACTGTTATGTTCGTTTCAGATTTTGAAAGCTTCAACACCCGTCAACTCCAACGCAACCACTAAGATACCTAAGAAG CCATCGAAAGGAGCCAAATCTTGA